In Limisalsivibrio acetivorans, one genomic interval encodes:
- the holA gene encoding DNA polymerase III subunit delta: MSTNQNNAKLIFIGSDDFIENSVQSHIAKLEDPDEEVYFADEMDIEEFFAYVSTPSLFNPTKAAVVHSVHKLKNPKEFIEQCTRAIETCILLTAPIDAAKKIEKIAGEFKISVEKKMNREALTLQTQKIFEDKGLPCDYASAEEIQIIFGGDMKQVRSEAEKLSLYFAYKKPKDSRDLLALITSEKQENVFAFMDYFAQRNKKGCLRTLENLFKGDENLNILYVLLGRRMKQVYLEKKLPGTVKVQYFILKKLKADTARWKTEELSKMAGTIAEYDYKIKTGQLEIKAALIQLTHRL; the protein is encoded by the coding sequence ATGAGTACGAATCAAAATAACGCAAAGCTAATATTCATTGGCTCGGACGACTTCATAGAGAATAGTGTCCAAAGCCATATCGCAAAGCTGGAGGACCCCGATGAGGAGGTCTACTTTGCCGATGAAATGGATATAGAGGAGTTCTTCGCCTACGTATCCACCCCTTCCCTGTTTAACCCCACAAAGGCCGCTGTTGTGCATTCTGTCCATAAGCTCAAGAACCCTAAAGAGTTCATTGAGCAGTGTACACGGGCTATCGAGACCTGCATACTCCTCACAGCGCCCATTGATGCGGCGAAAAAGATAGAGAAGATAGCCGGTGAATTCAAGATTAGCGTCGAAAAGAAGATGAACAGAGAGGCGCTCACACTCCAAACCCAAAAGATCTTCGAGGATAAAGGGCTCCCCTGTGACTACGCCTCGGCGGAGGAGATCCAGATAATCTTTGGCGGCGACATGAAACAGGTGCGAAGCGAAGCGGAGAAGCTCTCACTGTACTTCGCTTACAAAAAGCCGAAGGACAGCCGGGACCTCCTCGCCCTTATCACATCCGAGAAACAGGAGAACGTATTTGCATTCATGGATTACTTCGCCCAGCGGAACAAGAAAGGGTGCCTGCGAACATTGGAGAACCTGTTTAAAGGGGACGAGAACCTGAACATCCTGTATGTCCTTTTGGGACGAAGGATGAAGCAGGTCTATCTGGAAAAGAAGCTCCCCGGCACAGTTAAGGTGCAATATTTTATCCTGAAGAAGCTGAAGGCGGATACAGCACGCTGGAAGACGGAGGAGCTCTCAAAGATGGCCGGCACCATCGCAGAATACGATTACAAGATAAAAACGGGGCAGCTCGAGATTAAAGCCGCCCTCATCCAGCTTACACACCGGCTCTGA
- the leuS gene encoding leucine--tRNA ligase, with protein sequence MKYNPADIEKKWQEKWENEKVFRVEADSSREKFYCLEMFPYPSGKIHMGHVRNYAIGDVISRYMFMKGKNVIHPMGWDAFGLPAENAAIENKVHPDKWTKSNIDYMRAQLKKLGLSYDWDREIATCDPEYYRWEQLIFIKMYEKGLVYKKTSLLNWCDSCNTVLANEQVEEGLCWRCSSEVEKKELPGWYFKITDYADELLDCTNEMDGWPKKVLTMQQNWIGKSYGAEIDFKVEDFDETINVFTTRPDTLFGATFMSLAPEHPMTRKLLAGTEQEEGGIAFINEILKEDKISRMADDKEKKGYFTGRYAINPLNGTRMPVYIANFVLMDYGTGAVMAVPAHDQRDFDFAKVYDLNIKVVIMPEEGIDADNMEEAYTGPGKLVNSGDFNGMENEDAKKAIVDYLDNNKIGKSTVNYRLKDWQISRQRYWGAPIPFINCEKCGSVPVPEDQLPVKLPTDMDFSGHGNPLKSMESFWKTTCPKCGGEAERETDTMDTFVESSWYFLRYCSPQCDTAPFKSDEANYWMPVDQYIGGIEHAILHLLYSRFFTKVLRDLGYINFDEPFDRLLTQGMVCKETYRCEEHGWLFPEEAEDGKCSHCDSPVTVGRVEKMSKSKKNVVDPNKLIEQYGADTARLFIIFAAPPENELEWSDQGVEGCFRFLGRAWRLVQNNIGLFKEELEDYKVEGLVKEILFHTHVTIKKVTSDIEKYHLNTAVAALMELVNNLYKIEPKLSSSAEKKAFREAIEALAAMLAPFTPHTAEEIWTQMGNDVLLSASDWPAYVEEYTRQDEITVVVQVNGKVRAQLSLPRDVDKETAFEAAFADEKIQSYTEGKNIVKQIFVPNKLVNLVVK encoded by the coding sequence ATGAAATACAACCCCGCTGATATCGAAAAGAAGTGGCAGGAGAAATGGGAGAACGAGAAGGTTTTCCGTGTTGAGGCAGACAGCAGCCGAGAGAAGTTCTACTGCCTTGAGATGTTCCCCTACCCTTCGGGCAAGATACATATGGGGCATGTACGCAACTACGCCATCGGTGATGTTATATCACGCTATATGTTCATGAAAGGGAAGAACGTTATCCACCCCATGGGCTGGGATGCCTTCGGTCTACCCGCAGAGAACGCCGCCATTGAAAACAAGGTTCACCCCGATAAATGGACCAAATCAAATATAGATTACATGAGAGCCCAGCTTAAAAAACTCGGCCTCTCCTACGACTGGGACCGTGAGATAGCCACATGCGACCCCGAATACTACCGCTGGGAACAGCTTATCTTCATAAAGATGTACGAGAAGGGGCTTGTTTACAAGAAAACCTCCCTCCTCAACTGGTGCGATTCCTGCAACACCGTCCTTGCCAACGAACAGGTGGAGGAAGGGCTCTGCTGGAGATGCAGCAGCGAGGTGGAGAAGAAAGAGCTCCCCGGATGGTACTTCAAGATTACTGACTACGCCGATGAACTCCTCGACTGCACAAACGAGATGGACGGATGGCCCAAGAAGGTTCTCACAATGCAGCAGAACTGGATAGGCAAGTCCTACGGTGCGGAGATCGACTTCAAGGTGGAGGACTTCGATGAGACCATAAACGTCTTCACCACACGCCCCGACACACTCTTCGGCGCAACCTTCATGTCCCTCGCCCCGGAGCACCCCATGACAAGGAAACTCCTCGCAGGAACCGAACAGGAGGAGGGGGGAATCGCCTTCATCAATGAGATCCTCAAAGAGGACAAGATAAGCCGTATGGCGGATGACAAAGAGAAGAAGGGCTACTTCACGGGACGATACGCAATCAACCCGCTAAACGGCACCAGAATGCCCGTATACATAGCCAATTTCGTACTGATGGACTATGGAACTGGTGCCGTAATGGCCGTTCCCGCCCATGACCAGCGTGATTTCGACTTCGCAAAGGTTTATGACCTCAACATCAAGGTAGTTATCATGCCCGAGGAAGGGATCGACGCAGATAATATGGAAGAGGCATACACAGGCCCCGGAAAGCTCGTTAACTCCGGCGATTTCAACGGAATGGAGAATGAGGACGCCAAGAAGGCGATAGTAGACTATCTGGACAACAACAAGATAGGTAAGAGCACGGTAAACTACCGCCTCAAGGACTGGCAGATATCCAGACAACGCTACTGGGGAGCACCGATCCCCTTCATAAACTGCGAAAAGTGCGGCTCTGTCCCCGTACCGGAGGACCAGCTTCCCGTTAAGCTCCCCACGGATATGGACTTCAGCGGTCACGGCAATCCCCTTAAGAGCATGGAGAGCTTCTGGAAAACAACATGCCCGAAATGCGGCGGCGAGGCTGAGCGTGAGACAGACACCATGGATACCTTCGTGGAATCCTCATGGTACTTCCTCCGCTACTGCTCACCCCAATGCGATACCGCACCCTTCAAGAGTGATGAGGCAAATTACTGGATGCCAGTGGATCAGTACATCGGCGGAATCGAACACGCCATCCTCCACCTCCTCTATTCCAGATTCTTCACAAAGGTTCTAAGAGACCTCGGATACATAAACTTCGATGAACCCTTTGACAGACTCCTTACACAGGGGATGGTCTGCAAGGAGACCTATAGATGCGAGGAACACGGCTGGCTGTTCCCCGAAGAGGCGGAGGACGGAAAATGTTCCCACTGCGACAGCCCTGTAACCGTTGGCCGTGTGGAGAAGATGTCGAAATCCAAGAAAAACGTTGTGGACCCCAATAAGCTCATTGAGCAGTACGGTGCAGACACGGCGAGGCTCTTCATTATCTTCGCCGCACCCCCGGAGAATGAGCTCGAATGGAGCGATCAGGGTGTTGAAGGATGCTTCCGTTTCCTCGGAAGAGCCTGGAGACTGGTGCAGAACAATATCGGGCTGTTCAAGGAAGAGCTCGAGGATTACAAGGTGGAGGGGCTCGTTAAGGAGATTCTCTTCCACACCCATGTAACCATAAAGAAGGTGACCTCTGACATAGAGAAATACCACCTTAACACAGCCGTTGCCGCTCTCATGGAGCTGGTGAACAACCTCTACAAGATAGAGCCTAAACTGAGTAGCTCTGCTGAGAAGAAGGCGTTCCGTGAGGCTATCGAGGCCCTTGCCGCCATGCTCGCCCCCTTCACCCCCCACACAGCTGAGGAGATATGGACGCAGATGGGGAACGATGTACTCCTCTCCGCCTCCGACTGGCCGGCATACGTTGAGGAATACACCAGACAGGATGAAATAACCGTTGTCGTTCAGGTGAACGGCAAGGTAAGGGCACAGCTAAGCCTCCCCCGGGATGTGGACAAGGAAACAGCCTTCGAAGCCGCCTTTGCCGATGAGAAGATACAGAGCTACACCGAAGGAAAGAATATCGTTAAGCAGATCTTCGTTCCCAACAAGCTGGTAAACCTGGTGGTTAAATGA
- a CDS encoding GAF and HD-GYP domain-containing protein — MTNESFLELAYTLVRIRDLDVLLETILKRLRGMLGADAGSIFIYDEDTNELIFKYTQNDSVYLPFKEFSIAADETSIAGYVAKTREILRLKDVYHLEDEYPFHFNVSFDKMSGYRTKSMIVYPITDLNDQLTGVLQFINKKRYEVPLTLENVGRIVLPFNENDEKIAGSLTGIVSLALENGLLYDNIERMLEGFIKATSTAIDNRNSCTAGHTARVFSITSLLAQEMHKDLDEFPDFFMNRLKEKILRYACYLHDFGKLSVRESVLNRMEKLSSEQFSAVKTRLSLAKACLMLNKDERYEEINALEEAVIKANKPGKLSESIKQAIDYCSNFYFADADGNELPLLTPYEYECLCVEEGVHTEGELDMIKGHVKNGFDILNKIPWTKELRDVPVVACSHHERMDGNGYPFGREGGEIHIFSRVMGVADAYDFLTNDTIPYREAMMPEDAVEVMRSNAAEGGLDPKIVDFFIEKEIYKRV; from the coding sequence ATGACCAACGAAAGCTTTCTCGAACTGGCGTATACCCTTGTCCGGATAAGGGATCTGGATGTTCTGCTTGAAACTATTCTCAAAAGGCTCCGGGGGATGCTCGGTGCGGATGCGGGAAGCATCTTTATATATGATGAGGATACAAACGAGCTTATATTCAAATATACCCAGAACGATTCGGTTTATCTCCCCTTCAAGGAATTCTCCATAGCCGCCGACGAAACAAGTATTGCCGGCTATGTGGCAAAAACAAGGGAGATACTCAGGCTTAAGGATGTTTATCATCTGGAGGATGAATACCCCTTCCACTTCAATGTAAGCTTCGACAAGATGTCCGGCTACCGTACCAAATCCATGATCGTATACCCCATAACAGACCTGAACGATCAGCTCACCGGAGTTCTGCAGTTCATAAATAAAAAGAGATACGAGGTTCCGCTGACACTTGAAAACGTTGGAAGAATCGTTCTCCCCTTCAATGAAAACGACGAGAAGATCGCAGGCTCCCTTACCGGTATAGTGAGCCTCGCCCTAGAGAACGGCCTTCTCTACGACAACATCGAAAGGATGCTTGAGGGATTTATCAAAGCTACCTCCACAGCCATTGACAATAGAAACTCCTGCACAGCCGGGCATACGGCGAGGGTATTCTCCATAACATCACTCCTCGCCCAGGAGATGCACAAGGATCTCGATGAGTTCCCCGATTTCTTCATGAACCGCCTCAAGGAGAAGATCCTCCGTTACGCATGCTATCTCCACGATTTCGGCAAGCTCAGTGTCCGCGAATCTGTGCTTAACCGGATGGAGAAGCTCTCCTCCGAACAGTTCAGCGCAGTAAAAACACGTCTATCCCTCGCCAAGGCATGCCTGATGCTCAACAAGGATGAGCGGTATGAGGAGATAAACGCTCTGGAAGAGGCTGTTATCAAGGCGAACAAGCCAGGTAAGCTGAGTGAGTCCATCAAACAGGCCATTGACTACTGCTCAAACTTCTATTTCGCCGATGCGGATGGAAACGAGCTCCCCCTGCTCACACCCTATGAGTACGAGTGCCTCTGTGTTGAGGAGGGTGTACATACGGAGGGTGAGCTGGATATGATAAAGGGGCATGTTAAAAACGGATTTGATATACTGAATAAGATTCCATGGACAAAAGAACTCCGGGATGTTCCAGTAGTCGCCTGCTCCCACCACGAAAGGATGGACGGCAACGGCTATCCCTTCGGCAGGGAGGGTGGGGAGATCCATATATTCAGCAGGGTTATGGGCGTTGCCGATGCCTATGATTTTCTTACAAACGATACCATCCCCTACAGGGAGGCGATGATGCCCGAGGATGCCGTAGAGGTTATGAGGAGCAACGCCGCAGAGGGGGGGCTAGACCCTAAGATTGTAGATTTTTTCATAGAAAAAGAGATATATAAACGTGTTTAG
- a CDS encoding response regulator — protein sequence MLVIDDDESLRLLLRDEFCDRNFNVITASDGEEGLVSFNEADVDIVVLDLNIPKILGEEVLQRLKAESPDVPIIIYTANPDMLFDTDDFMNVDVVFKSTDVDELMNRAERLLDAV from the coding sequence GTGCTTGTTATTGACGACGATGAAAGCCTGAGACTTCTGCTGCGGGATGAGTTTTGCGACAGAAACTTCAACGTTATAACCGCATCGGACGGTGAAGAGGGGCTTGTCAGCTTCAACGAGGCTGATGTGGATATCGTTGTGCTTGATCTGAACATACCGAAAATCCTCGGGGAAGAGGTTCTCCAGCGGCTTAAGGCGGAATCCCCCGATGTTCCTATAATTATATATACCGCAAATCCCGATATGCTCTTTGATACCGATGATTTCATGAATGTTGATGTCGTTTTCAAGAGTACCGATGTGGATGAGCTTATGAACAGGGCGGAGAGGCTTCTGGATGCTGTCTGA
- a CDS encoding biotin--[acetyl-CoA-carboxylase] ligase codes for MLSEKTYLENLQTERFGRNAVFLGETDSTTQYILDNDPDIYTCVTAERQTAGRGRSGRTWHSDDSGNLYFSLNLPPIDVSKILPLNIAAGFALSDTLSTVVPAKVKWPNDITVHGRKVAGMLMETSVTGARLDKLILGIGINVNMQVFPEDITETATSLFILTGRSFSREKLLALFMKNMERIWEDFTNGRLDIETKWKEYSANLDKRITVHKNGKRETFTELGLAPAGFLRVRDDSGGVSEIVTGDIGYDFSD; via the coding sequence ATGCTGTCTGAGAAGACCTATCTCGAAAATCTGCAGACGGAGCGCTTCGGAAGGAATGCTGTCTTCCTCGGGGAGACGGACTCCACCACCCAGTATATCCTCGATAACGATCCGGATATATACACCTGCGTCACAGCCGAGCGGCAGACAGCGGGCAGGGGGCGCAGCGGTAGAACATGGCACTCGGACGATTCGGGAAATCTATATTTCAGCCTGAACCTTCCCCCCATAGATGTATCAAAGATACTCCCCCTGAATATCGCCGCCGGATTTGCCCTTTCGGATACACTCTCCACTGTGGTTCCTGCAAAGGTGAAATGGCCGAATGATATAACGGTGCATGGAAGAAAGGTTGCGGGGATGCTCATGGAAACCTCGGTTACGGGTGCGAGGCTTGATAAGCTTATACTCGGGATTGGCATAAACGTTAACATGCAGGTTTTTCCAGAGGATATAACCGAGACGGCAACCTCTCTCTTTATACTTACAGGAAGAAGCTTCAGCAGGGAAAAGCTACTTGCCCTCTTTATGAAGAATATGGAGCGCATTTGGGAGGATTTTACCAATGGAAGGCTCGATATCGAAACAAAATGGAAAGAATACTCAGCCAATCTTGACAAAAGAATAACTGTGCACAAAAATGGAAAACGTGAAACCTTCACCGAGCTGGGGCTTGCGCCTGCTGGTTTTCTTCGGGTGAGGGATGATTCCGGGGGAGTCTCGGAAATAGTGACTGGTGATATTGGATATGATTTTAGCGATTGA
- a CDS encoding type III pantothenate kinase gives MILAIDIGNTNIVLGIYDGNELCCNFRLQTDSLKTTDEYASTIMLLMDTRKVDRNKLKGVIIASVVPQLIYTFSKLSTKYFNVEPMVVASGIKTGVPIKMENPKEVGADRIVNAVAAREKYGAPVIVVDFGTATTFDVISEKGEYIGGIICPGVKLSANILHAKTAKLPEVEIEKPEKVVGNNTIHSMQSGIYYGYLSMLDGILERVRDEAFGGADVPVVATGGLGSVFMEGSKYINRYESELTLLGLRLIYEKNS, from the coding sequence ATGATTTTAGCGATTGATATAGGAAACACCAACATTGTTCTCGGCATATATGACGGTAATGAGCTCTGCTGCAACTTCCGCCTACAAACCGATTCTCTGAAAACAACTGATGAGTATGCCTCCACCATCATGCTACTCATGGATACCCGCAAGGTGGACAGGAATAAGCTGAAAGGGGTTATCATAGCAAGTGTTGTTCCCCAGCTTATATACACATTCTCCAAGCTCTCTACGAAGTATTTCAACGTTGAGCCTATGGTGGTAGCCTCCGGGATAAAAACCGGCGTCCCTATTAAGATGGAGAACCCTAAGGAGGTTGGTGCGGACAGGATCGTAAACGCCGTTGCCGCCAGGGAAAAGTATGGTGCGCCAGTTATCGTTGTGGATTTCGGTACAGCGACCACCTTTGATGTTATCAGCGAAAAAGGGGAGTACATCGGTGGAATAATCTGTCCCGGTGTTAAGCTTTCGGCTAATATTCTCCATGCGAAAACGGCCAAACTGCCGGAGGTTGAAATAGAAAAACCTGAAAAGGTGGTAGGAAATAACACTATACATTCGATGCAGTCGGGAATATATTACGGATACCTTTCCATGCTGGACGGCATTCTGGAAAGGGTCAGAGACGAAGCCTTCGGCGGGGCGGATGTTCCCGTTGTTGCCACTGGCGGCCTTGGAAGTGTTTTCATGGAGGGTTCGAAATACATAAACAGATACGAATCCGAGCTTACTCTGCTCGGTCTGAGGCTGATATATGAAAAAAATAGTTAG